Proteins encoded in a region of the Vicia villosa cultivar HV-30 ecotype Madison, WI linkage group LG5, Vvil1.0, whole genome shotgun sequence genome:
- the LOC131606368 gene encoding WEB family protein At2g38370-like isoform X2, whose translation METPDNVVMNRIEPGSKENGLRAEIDTSAPFESVKEAVSRFGGVGYWKPTNNVNLIAPQQDTSELDAEKLEEQTVGLEKELILKERETLDVLKELESTKKLVENLKSKLHAEESETNLNIKMNLCDKKENEKEEEKENQVSRVSYNSTSPGLILKELKQAKLNLNRSTNDIADVRVSVESLNKKLEKERISLEKTCARLTQNSSKITYLEEELNQTRLKLQVVKEAEIECGSDEPSDVTKELQRLSSEAERFKKMGEAAKSEVMRAMSEIEQTKAMIRTSEIRLVAARKMKEAAKAAEAAAMAEIKVLSYHDGDCMLKRNGVDGVTLTFEEYNALTCKARDAEEQSKKRVLDAMAQVDEANLSKMDVLKRVEEATLEVKTSKVALEEALERVEAATRGKLVVEEALRNWRSEGQKRRSSIHNNMKFKNPSHIHRHTRLFDVYAMNQVDDEAKEPVLKPTLSIGQILSRKLMKPGEFEGGMIREKGSMKRKVSLGQMLGKQNYDPSCFEYDKQVEKENGQKQFSAKRKKFGFGRFSLHLTKQQKKKKPTLNLR comes from the exons ATGGAAACTCCTGATAATGTGGTAATGAACCGGATCGAACCGGGTTCAAAGGAGAACGGTTTGAGAGCAGAGATCGATACTTCGGCGCCGTTTGAGTCTGTGAAAGAAGCTGTTTCGAGATTCGGTGGTGTTGGTTACTGGAAACCTACTAACAATGTTAACCTCATTGCTCCTCAG CAAGACACAAGTGAACTTGATGCTGAAAAATTGGAGGAACAAACAGTGGGATTGGAGAAAGAGCTTATACTCAAAGAGAGGGAAACACTTGATGTCTTGAAAGAATTGGAAAGTACAAAAAAGCTTGTTGAAAATTTGAAATCAAAGCTTCATGCAGAAGAATCTGAAACAAATTTGAACATTAAGATGAATTTATGCGACAAAAAGgagaatgagaaagaagaagaaaaggaaaatcaAGTGAGTCGGGTTTCTTACAATTCAACATCGCCCGGTTTAATATTAAAGGAATTGAAGCAGGCGAAATTGAATCTAAACCGATCCACAAACGATATAGCTGATGTTCGAGTTTCTGTTGAGTCGCTCAACAAGAAGTTAGAGAAGGAAAGAATCTCACTTGAGAAAACTTGCGCGAGGCTAACTCAGAATTCTTCGAAAATAACTTATCTAGAGGAAGAGCTAAACCAAACAAGACTTAAGCTGCAAGTAGTGAAAGAGGCTGAAATTGAATGTGGTTCGGATGAACCTTCTGATGTTACGAAAGAGCTTCAACGGTTGAGTTCCGAGGCAGAACGTTTCAAGAAAATGGGAGAGGCTGCGAAATCGGAAGTCATGAGAGCAATGTCTGAGATTGAACAAACAAAAGCCATGATAAGAACATCTGAGATAAGGTTGGTTGCTGCTCGGAAAATGAAGGAAGCTGCTAAAGCGGCCGAAGCTGCTGCAATGGCCGAGATAAAAGTGTTATCTTATCACGATGGAGATTGTATGCTAAAGCGCAACGGAGTTGACGGAGTTACTCTAACCTTTGAGGAGTATAATGCTTTAACATGCAAAGCTCGGGACGCCGAGGAACAATCTAAGAAGAGAGTTCTTGATGCAATGGCTCAAGTTGATGAAGCAAATTTATCGAAAATGGATGTTTTAAAGAGAGTTGAGGAAGCTACATTGGAAGTTAAAACAAGCAAAGTGGCTCTTGAAGAAGCTTTGGAGAGAGTAGAGGCTGCAACTCGAGGAAAGTTAGTAGTCGAAGAAGCGTTAAGAAACTGGCGATCAGAGGGTCAAAAAAGGCGATCATCGATACATAACAATATGAAGTTCAAAAACCCTTCTCATATTCATAGACACACTCGGTTATTCGATGTATATGCGATGAATCAGGTTGACGATGAAGCCAAAGAACCGGTGCTTAAGCCGACTCTATCGATAGGACAAATATTGAGCCGGAAACTGATGAAGCCGGGAGAGTTTGAAGGTGGGATGATACGAGAAAAAGGTTCGATGAAACGGAAAGTGTCGTTGGGTCAGATGCTTGGTAAACAGAACTATGATCCATCATGTTTTGAATATGATAAGCAAGTTGAGAAAGAAAATGGACAGAAGCAGTTTTCTGCTAAGAGGAAGAAATTTGGATTTGgtagattttctcttcatttgacaaaacaacaaaagaagaaaaaaccaACTTTGAACTTGAGGTGA
- the LOC131606368 gene encoding WEB family protein At2g38370-like isoform X1 yields METPDNVVMNRIEPGSKENGLRAEIDTSAPFESVKEAVSRFGGVGYWKPTNNVNLIAPQQQDTSELDAEKLEEQTVGLEKELILKERETLDVLKELESTKKLVENLKSKLHAEESETNLNIKMNLCDKKENEKEEEKENQVSRVSYNSTSPGLILKELKQAKLNLNRSTNDIADVRVSVESLNKKLEKERISLEKTCARLTQNSSKITYLEEELNQTRLKLQVVKEAEIECGSDEPSDVTKELQRLSSEAERFKKMGEAAKSEVMRAMSEIEQTKAMIRTSEIRLVAARKMKEAAKAAEAAAMAEIKVLSYHDGDCMLKRNGVDGVTLTFEEYNALTCKARDAEEQSKKRVLDAMAQVDEANLSKMDVLKRVEEATLEVKTSKVALEEALERVEAATRGKLVVEEALRNWRSEGQKRRSSIHNNMKFKNPSHIHRHTRLFDVYAMNQVDDEAKEPVLKPTLSIGQILSRKLMKPGEFEGGMIREKGSMKRKVSLGQMLGKQNYDPSCFEYDKQVEKENGQKQFSAKRKKFGFGRFSLHLTKQQKKKKPTLNLR; encoded by the exons ATGGAAACTCCTGATAATGTGGTAATGAACCGGATCGAACCGGGTTCAAAGGAGAACGGTTTGAGAGCAGAGATCGATACTTCGGCGCCGTTTGAGTCTGTGAAAGAAGCTGTTTCGAGATTCGGTGGTGTTGGTTACTGGAAACCTACTAACAATGTTAACCTCATTGCTCCTCAG cagCAAGACACAAGTGAACTTGATGCTGAAAAATTGGAGGAACAAACAGTGGGATTGGAGAAAGAGCTTATACTCAAAGAGAGGGAAACACTTGATGTCTTGAAAGAATTGGAAAGTACAAAAAAGCTTGTTGAAAATTTGAAATCAAAGCTTCATGCAGAAGAATCTGAAACAAATTTGAACATTAAGATGAATTTATGCGACAAAAAGgagaatgagaaagaagaagaaaaggaaaatcaAGTGAGTCGGGTTTCTTACAATTCAACATCGCCCGGTTTAATATTAAAGGAATTGAAGCAGGCGAAATTGAATCTAAACCGATCCACAAACGATATAGCTGATGTTCGAGTTTCTGTTGAGTCGCTCAACAAGAAGTTAGAGAAGGAAAGAATCTCACTTGAGAAAACTTGCGCGAGGCTAACTCAGAATTCTTCGAAAATAACTTATCTAGAGGAAGAGCTAAACCAAACAAGACTTAAGCTGCAAGTAGTGAAAGAGGCTGAAATTGAATGTGGTTCGGATGAACCTTCTGATGTTACGAAAGAGCTTCAACGGTTGAGTTCCGAGGCAGAACGTTTCAAGAAAATGGGAGAGGCTGCGAAATCGGAAGTCATGAGAGCAATGTCTGAGATTGAACAAACAAAAGCCATGATAAGAACATCTGAGATAAGGTTGGTTGCTGCTCGGAAAATGAAGGAAGCTGCTAAAGCGGCCGAAGCTGCTGCAATGGCCGAGATAAAAGTGTTATCTTATCACGATGGAGATTGTATGCTAAAGCGCAACGGAGTTGACGGAGTTACTCTAACCTTTGAGGAGTATAATGCTTTAACATGCAAAGCTCGGGACGCCGAGGAACAATCTAAGAAGAGAGTTCTTGATGCAATGGCTCAAGTTGATGAAGCAAATTTATCGAAAATGGATGTTTTAAAGAGAGTTGAGGAAGCTACATTGGAAGTTAAAACAAGCAAAGTGGCTCTTGAAGAAGCTTTGGAGAGAGTAGAGGCTGCAACTCGAGGAAAGTTAGTAGTCGAAGAAGCGTTAAGAAACTGGCGATCAGAGGGTCAAAAAAGGCGATCATCGATACATAACAATATGAAGTTCAAAAACCCTTCTCATATTCATAGACACACTCGGTTATTCGATGTATATGCGATGAATCAGGTTGACGATGAAGCCAAAGAACCGGTGCTTAAGCCGACTCTATCGATAGGACAAATATTGAGCCGGAAACTGATGAAGCCGGGAGAGTTTGAAGGTGGGATGATACGAGAAAAAGGTTCGATGAAACGGAAAGTGTCGTTGGGTCAGATGCTTGGTAAACAGAACTATGATCCATCATGTTTTGAATATGATAAGCAAGTTGAGAAAGAAAATGGACAGAAGCAGTTTTCTGCTAAGAGGAAGAAATTTGGATTTGgtagattttctcttcatttgacaaaacaacaaaagaagaaaaaaccaACTTTGAACTTGAGGTGA